The Deinococcota bacterium genome includes the window CTATTTCAGCTTTACCGACTACGACCTCTTCAACGAACCGCAGTGGGTGGGCTTTAGGAATTACATCAACCTTTTTAGCGAGGAAAACTTCTTGCTGGCGCTCAGAAACTCCCTGTTCTTCGCGGCGGTCGTGACCACCGTGCAGACCTTCGGTGCCTTGGTGATGGCCGCTATTCTGAACACAAAAATACGCGGGCTCAACTTCTTCCGCGCCGCCTACTACATGCCCAGCGTAACGAGCAGCGTGGTCATCACCCTGATCTTCCTCTGGATGTACCAGCGGCGGGGCCTCTTCAACTATCTTGCTACGCAATTTCAGACCTACTTGCCCTTGCTTGTGGTTTTTTTGGGCATTTTGGTTGTGGTGCAAGTTGCCCAAGTTGCCCTTGAGAAGCGGCAGGGTCTGCCCGTCAGGTGGCTCGACCCGGCGCTCTTTGTGGTGGCCTTTCTAGTCGCAGTAGCAGGCACCTGGGCGCTTACCTTTAGCGGCATCATCGCGCCGCGCGCGGTGCCGCCTGTGGACTTCATCTGGTTGCAGACGCG containing:
- a CDS encoding sugar ABC transporter permease, which produces MITLLIFFIYATVRAVYFSFTDYDLFNEPQWVGFRNYINLFSEENFLLALRNSLFFAAVVTTVQTFGALVMAAILNTKIRGLNFFRAAYYMPSVTSSVVITLIFLWMYQRRGLFNYLATQFQTYLPLLVVFLGILVVVQVAQVALEKRQGLPVRWLDPALFVVAFLVAVAGTWALTFSGIIAPRAVPPVDFIWLQTRQEIPSGAPWYLSIPIPLIAIMIQNIFTTIPTFMLMFLAALQDVPKSYYEAAALDGATPAQQFFYITMPSVQPITFLVVTLSLIGTLQMFDQVAIFGDAVPLRSVITLAYFVYNRMFPGAQLPEVGFASAAAMFLAILTLFIVLLQRRFIRSEGGR